The Burkholderia mallei ATCC 23344 genome has a window encoding:
- a CDS encoding GNAT family N-acetyltransferase yields MHAFLRVDAYWSRGIPRDGGERVIAGSLCFGAYLDAGLVGFARLVADHAAFAYRCDVFVPNEHRGKGDGRALIDRVFAQDAVRALRRVARVTSDAHALYTRCIARPASRRSRIRRAGWSCIGPASTRSRRPARRGGPAARIAAPRAARGATRIQYALVDFHGAHHDRAGSRTHRDASSLQGRAVSRDRRRAAFGDGGASRRLRTAVA; encoded by the coding sequence ATGCACGCATTCCTGCGCGTCGACGCGTACTGGTCGCGGGGCATTCCGCGTGACGGGGGCGAACGGGTGATCGCCGGATCGCTGTGCTTCGGCGCGTATCTCGATGCCGGGCTCGTCGGCTTCGCGCGTCTCGTCGCCGATCATGCGGCGTTCGCGTACCGGTGCGACGTATTCGTGCCGAACGAGCATCGCGGCAAGGGCGACGGCCGCGCGCTGATCGATCGCGTGTTCGCACAGGACGCGGTGCGCGCGCTGCGCCGCGTGGCGCGCGTCACGAGCGACGCGCACGCGTTGTACACGCGTTGTATCGCCCGGCCGGCTTCACGGCGCTCGCGCATCCGCCGCGCTGGATGGAGCTGCATCGGCCCGGCGTCTACGCGCAGCCGCCGGCCGGCGCGCCGAGGCGGGCCGGCCGCGCGCATCGCCGCGCCGCGCGCCGCGCGGGGCGCGACGCGCATACAATACGCGCTCGTCGATTTTCATGGAGCGCATCATGACCGAGCAGGAAGCCGAACGCATCGCGACGCATCGTCATTACAAGGGCGGGCTGTATCGCGTGATCGGCGTCGCGCGGCATTCGGAGACGGAGGAGCGTCTCGTCGTCTACGAACAGCTGTGGCCTAA
- a CDS encoding IS3-like element IS407 family transposase (programmed frameshift), producing the protein MKKRFTEQQIIGFLKEAEAGMPVKELCRKHGFSDASFYTWRAKFGGMEVSEARRLKGLEVENARLKKLLAEAMLDMEALKVVVKGKPLSPQAKREAVLAIREKVNISERRACRLVGLSRSVLHYDAKPDHENEVLAARLVKLAHERRRFGYRRLHALVEREGTHANHKRIYRLYREAGLAVRRRRKRHGVMIEREQLALPGAPNEVWSIDFVMDALSNGRRVKCLTVVDDFTKEAVDIVVDHGISGLYVARALDRAARFRGYPKAVRTDQGPEFTSRALDQWAYANGVTLKLIQAGKPTQNAYIESFNGKFRDECLNEHWFTTLAHARAVIAAWRQDYNEQRPHSALNYLAPSEFAAKHRATADAPAAFQELV; encoded by the exons ATGAAGAAGCGCTTTACGGAACAGCAAATCATCGGGTTTCTGAAGGAAGCCGAGGCCGGTATGCCGGTCAAGGAACTGTGCAGGAAGCATGGGTTCAGTGACGCGTCGTTCTACACCTGGCGCGCGAAGTTCGGCGGCATGGAAGTCTCGGAAGCCCGCCGGCTCAAGGGCCTCGAGGTGGAGAATGCCCGACTGAAGAAACTGCTGGCCGAAGCAATGCTCGATATGGAAGCGTTGAAGGTTGTCGTCAAGGGAAAGC CCCTGAGCCCGCAAGCCAAACGCGAAGCAGTGTTGGCGATTCGGGAGAAGGTCAACATCTCCGAGCGCCGCGCCTGCCGGCTTGTCGGGCTTTCTCGCAGCGTGCTGCATTACGACGCGAAGCCGGACCACGAGAATGAGGTGCTCGCGGCGCGTCTGGTGAAGTTGGCGCACGAACGTCGTCGATTCGGCTACCGCCGACTGCACGCCCTGGTGGAACGCGAAGGCACGCACGCCAATCACAAGCGCATCTATCGCCTGTACCGTGAGGCAGGGCTGGCTGTGCGGCGCCGTCGCAAGCGCCACGGCGTCATGATTGAGCGCGAGCAACTGGCATTGCCGGGCGCACCCAACGAGGTATGGTCAATCGATTTCGTGATGGATGCGCTTTCCAACGGCCGGCGCGTGAAGTGCCTGACCGTCGTCGACGATTTCACGAAAGAGGCTGTCGACATCGTCGTCGACCATGGCATCTCAGGTTTGTATGTCGCTCGGGCATTGGACCGTGCAGCTCGCTTCCGTGGCTATCCCAAGGCGGTGCGAACAGACCAGGGACCCGAATTTACGAGCCGCGCGCTTGACCAGTGGGCGTATGCGAACGGCGTCACGCTGAAGTTGATTCAGGCGGGCAAGCCCACGCAGAATGCGTACATCGAATCGTTCAACGGCAAGTTCCGCGACGAATGCCTTAACGAGCACTGGTTCACGACGCTCGCGCACGCTCGGGCAGTCATCGCGGCATGGCGTCAGGACTACAACGAGCAAAGGCCGCACAGCGCACTGAACTACCTTGCGCCGTCAGAGTTTGCGGCGAAACATCGGGCAACCGCGGACGCTCCTGCCGCTTTCCAGGAGTTGGTTTAA
- a CDS encoding ribonucleotide-diphosphate reductase subunit alpha: MLLRGGPWLALALVFAGFSVSSPLFVTFANLGNVLQQSAVTGLLAFGLTIVMIGGGADAIKGGLDLSIAANLGLCAAVFAALTRGGHGDALALAATCATGVAVGALASCALLSGSAPGAGDYLLPVVAAVLLGVVFSRRLVPTIPGTLVAVLFVGLLANGFQLNSVSSYWVSGVEGALILFVVAAVALLRRRRSQEAFDA, translated from the coding sequence GTGCTGCTGCGCGGCGGCCCATGGCTTGCGCTCGCGCTCGTGTTCGCGGGCTTTTCCGTCAGCTCCCCGCTGTTCGTCACGTTCGCGAACCTCGGCAACGTGCTGCAGCAAAGCGCGGTCACCGGCCTGCTCGCGTTCGGCCTGACGATCGTGATGATCGGCGGCGGCGCGGATGCGATCAAGGGTGGGCTCGATCTATCGATCGCCGCGAATCTCGGCCTGTGCGCGGCGGTGTTCGCCGCCCTCACGCGCGGCGGCCACGGCGACGCGCTCGCGCTCGCCGCGACTTGCGCGACGGGCGTCGCGGTCGGCGCGCTCGCGTCGTGCGCGCTGCTGAGCGGCAGCGCGCCGGGCGCGGGCGACTATCTGCTGCCCGTCGTCGCGGCGGTGCTGCTCGGCGTCGTGTTCTCGCGCCGGCTCGTGCCGACGATTCCCGGCACGCTCGTCGCCGTGCTGTTCGTCGGCCTGCTCGCGAACGGCTTCCAGTTGAACAGCGTGTCGAGCTATTGGGTGAGCGGCGTCGAGGGCGCGCTGATCCTGTTCGTCGTCGCGGCCGTCGCGCTGCTGCGCCGGCGCCGCTCGCAGGAAGCATTCGATGCGTGA
- a CDS encoding ABC transporter permease, translating into MRDATDRLSRLAALGALAAVLAFFAVAAPGFATLANVERVLVNNFALLAIAALGMTLALSIGAIDLSLGTAIDVASLAFVCALAHRAGCASAALAGLGAALALGAANALLVTRLGIAPFLATLGTLFIGQTIQQLATDGGQPIYLLSTAPPPAFDALAHGVWLGVAAPLWIVAALAGALHVALECLTLGRQARALGAQPGVARHSGLRVGALAAGVFVASALVYGVAGLVLSSTVRSYAPQAGNAYLLNAIGATFIGATLSEARRPNVAGTLLGVLLVSFVANGLLLIGWNFYWQQVASGALVFAVLALGSGVGRERRARDAGQSG; encoded by the coding sequence ATGCGTGACGCAACCGACCGTCTGTCGCGCCTCGCCGCGCTCGGCGCGCTCGCGGCCGTTCTCGCGTTCTTCGCCGTCGCGGCGCCCGGCTTCGCGACGCTCGCGAACGTCGAGCGCGTGCTCGTCAACAACTTCGCGCTGCTCGCGATCGCCGCGCTCGGGATGACGCTCGCGCTGTCGATCGGCGCAATCGATCTGTCGCTCGGCACGGCGATCGACGTCGCGAGCCTCGCGTTCGTCTGCGCGCTCGCGCATCGCGCGGGCTGCGCGAGCGCGGCGCTCGCGGGCCTCGGCGCGGCGCTCGCGCTCGGCGCGGCCAATGCGCTGCTCGTCACGCGGCTGGGCATCGCGCCGTTTCTGGCGACGCTCGGCACGCTGTTCATCGGCCAGACAATCCAGCAACTCGCGACGGACGGCGGGCAGCCGATCTATCTGCTGAGCACCGCACCGCCGCCCGCGTTCGACGCGCTCGCGCACGGCGTCTGGCTCGGCGTCGCCGCCCCGCTGTGGATCGTCGCCGCGCTCGCCGGCGCGCTGCACGTCGCGCTCGAGTGCTTGACGCTCGGCCGGCAAGCACGCGCGCTCGGCGCGCAGCCGGGCGTCGCGCGCCACTCGGGGCTGCGCGTCGGCGCGCTGGCCGCGGGCGTGTTCGTCGCGAGCGCGCTCGTCTACGGCGTCGCGGGGCTCGTGCTGTCGTCGACGGTCCGGTCTTACGCGCCGCAAGCGGGCAACGCGTATCTGCTGAACGCGATCGGCGCGACGTTCATCGGCGCGACGCTGTCCGAGGCGCGCCGGCCGAACGTCGCCGGCACCCTGCTCGGCGTGCTGCTCGTGAGCTTCGTCGCGAACGGCCTGCTGCTGATCGGCTGGAATTTCTACTGGCAGCAGGTCGCGAGCGGCGCGCTCGTGTTCGCGGTGCTCGCGCTCGGCTCGGGAGTCGGGCGGGAACGGCGCGCGCGCGACGCGGGCCAAAGCGGCTGA
- a CDS encoding TonB-dependent siderophore receptor, giving the protein MDSICNRRPRRAHAGVCADTAHAPAGLPEAAQPAARLGAGRPRDAAAPRCARQATSHTSHASHTLHAPCMPQFAPRRVVARVAAAALFSACAAPGVSGAAEPAAATRGYDIPAGPLDAALTRFGREAGILLSFPGELTTGLRSPGLHGRADPAAALDRLLTGTGLVALRQPSGGYTLARLPGPAAAGADAALAADTTLPTVAVRASGPHADSYRPPREAAGLRSDAPLAEVPQAVAIVAQQVLRDQRPRNLDDALANVSGITQGNTLGSTQDTVMKRGFGDNRDGSVMRNGMPIVQGRSLNATTDSVEVLKGPASLLYGIMDPGGVINVVTKQPQLARRHAISALGSTYGGGRNGGELTFDSTGAIGESRVAYRLIVDQTNEQYWRNYGEHRETLVAPSLAWYGRDTQVVLSYEYRRFLMPFDRGTALDPRTNAPLAIPARRRLDEPFNDMRGESNLAQLAIDHQLAPDWKVHVGYSYNRETYDANQIRITAVDPLKGTLTRSNDATHGSRSTDSYGIAYVDGRVTLAGMRHDVQFGVDGEYRQVYRADMLRQPIKTPFSYLNPTYGLVPPSTSVSASDSDQSDTLHTASLFFQDSIHLSERWMLVGGARWVRYSQLAGRGRPFQVNTNLSGTKWLPRAGIVYKWNDALSLYGSYTQSLKPTSKIAPMAGGYVIDGSTAPEEGASWELGAKLDMPGGLAGTLAFFDIDKKHVLVSQYDDATNQTAWRTSGRARSRGIELDVSGRIGARWNVIASYAYIDAKTTEDPLYADNRLWNVARHTASLAAVYDVGTVLGGDDLRIGAAGRYVGARPGDSANSFTLPAYATADAFATYDTRLGKQKLQFQLNVKNLFNRTYYPSSVNRFFVSVGDARQVSLLTTLQF; this is encoded by the coding sequence ATGGATTCAATCTGCAATCGCCGCCCCCGCCGCGCGCACGCCGGCGTGTGCGCGGATACGGCGCACGCGCCGGCCGGTTTGCCCGAGGCGGCTCAGCCCGCCGCGCGGCTCGGCGCAGGCCGGCCGCGCGACGCGGCCGCGCCGCGATGCGCGCGGCAAGCCACATCGCACACATCGCACGCGTCGCACACGTTGCACGCGCCGTGCATGCCGCAATTCGCCCCGCGCCGCGTCGTCGCGCGCGTGGCCGCCGCCGCGCTGTTCTCCGCGTGCGCCGCGCCGGGCGTATCGGGCGCGGCCGAGCCGGCCGCCGCGACGCGCGGGTACGACATTCCGGCGGGCCCGCTCGACGCGGCGCTGACCCGCTTCGGCCGCGAGGCCGGCATCCTGCTGTCGTTCCCGGGCGAGCTGACCACGGGCCTGCGAAGCCCCGGGCTGCACGGCCGCGCGGATCCGGCCGCGGCGCTCGACCGGCTGCTGACGGGCACGGGGCTCGTCGCGCTCCGGCAGCCGAGCGGCGGCTACACGCTCGCCAGGCTGCCCGGGCCGGCCGCCGCCGGCGCCGATGCCGCGCTCGCGGCCGACACGACGCTGCCCACCGTCGCCGTGCGCGCGAGCGGCCCGCACGCGGACAGCTACCGGCCGCCGCGCGAGGCGGCGGGGCTGCGCAGCGACGCGCCGCTCGCCGAGGTGCCGCAAGCGGTCGCCATCGTCGCGCAGCAGGTGCTGCGCGACCAGCGCCCGCGCAATCTCGACGACGCGCTTGCGAACGTGAGCGGCATCACGCAGGGCAACACGCTCGGCAGCACGCAGGACACGGTGATGAAGCGCGGCTTCGGCGACAACCGCGACGGCTCGGTGATGCGCAACGGAATGCCGATCGTGCAGGGCCGCTCGCTGAACGCGACGACGGACAGCGTCGAAGTGCTGAAGGGCCCGGCCTCGCTGCTGTACGGAATCATGGACCCGGGCGGCGTGATCAACGTCGTCACGAAGCAGCCGCAGCTCGCGCGCCGCCACGCGATCTCGGCGCTCGGCTCGACGTACGGCGGCGGCAGGAACGGCGGCGAGCTCACGTTCGACTCGACGGGCGCGATCGGCGAGTCGCGCGTTGCATACCGGCTGATCGTCGATCAGACGAACGAACAGTATTGGCGCAACTACGGCGAGCACCGCGAGACGCTCGTCGCGCCTTCGCTCGCGTGGTACGGGCGCGATACGCAGGTGGTGCTGTCGTACGAGTACCGGCGCTTCCTGATGCCGTTCGATCGCGGCACCGCGCTCGATCCGCGCACGAACGCGCCGCTCGCGATCCCGGCGCGCCGCCGGCTCGACGAGCCGTTCAACGACATGCGCGGCGAATCGAATCTCGCGCAGCTCGCGATCGATCATCAGCTCGCGCCGGACTGGAAGGTGCACGTCGGCTACAGCTACAACCGGGAGACCTACGATGCGAACCAGATTCGCATCACGGCGGTCGATCCGCTCAAGGGCACGCTCACGCGCAGCAACGACGCGACGCACGGTTCGCGCAGCACCGACAGCTACGGCATCGCGTACGTCGACGGCCGCGTGACGCTCGCCGGGATGCGGCACGACGTGCAGTTCGGCGTCGACGGCGAATACCGGCAGGTCTACCGCGCGGACATGCTGCGCCAGCCGATCAAGACGCCGTTCAGCTATCTGAACCCGACGTACGGGCTCGTCCCGCCGTCGACGAGCGTATCGGCCTCCGACAGCGACCAGAGCGACACGCTGCACACCGCCTCGCTGTTCTTCCAGGACAGCATCCATCTGAGCGAGCGGTGGATGCTCGTCGGCGGCGCGCGCTGGGTCCGCTACAGCCAGCTTGCCGGGCGCGGCCGGCCGTTCCAGGTCAACACGAACCTGAGCGGCACGAAGTGGCTGCCGCGCGCGGGCATCGTCTACAAGTGGAACGACGCGCTGTCGCTGTACGGCAGCTACACGCAGTCGCTGAAGCCGACCTCGAAGATCGCGCCGATGGCGGGCGGCTACGTGATCGACGGCTCGACCGCGCCCGAGGAAGGCGCGTCGTGGGAGCTCGGCGCGAAGCTCGACATGCCGGGCGGCCTCGCCGGTACGCTCGCGTTCTTCGACATCGACAAGAAGCACGTGCTCGTCTCGCAATACGACGACGCGACGAACCAGACCGCGTGGCGCACGTCCGGCCGCGCGCGCTCGCGCGGGATCGAGCTCGACGTGTCGGGGCGGATCGGTGCGCGTTGGAACGTGATCGCGAGCTACGCGTACATCGACGCGAAGACGACCGAAGATCCGCTGTACGCGGACAACCGGCTGTGGAACGTCGCGCGGCACACGGCCTCGCTCGCGGCGGTCTACGACGTGGGCACGGTGCTCGGCGGCGACGACCTGCGCATCGGCGCGGCGGGGCGCTACGTCGGCGCGCGCCCGGGCGATTCGGCCAACAGCTTCACGCTGCCGGCGTACGCGACCGCCGACGCGTTCGCGACCTACGACACGCGGCTCGGCAAGCAGAAGCTGCAGTTCCAGCTCAACGTGAAGAATCTGTTCAACCGCACGTATTACCCGTCGAGCGTGAACCGGTTCTTCGTGTCGGTGGGCGACGCGCGGCAGGTGTCGCTGCTGACGACGCTGCAGTTCTGA
- a CDS encoding sigma-70 family RNA polymerase sigma factor, whose translation MPANTLRLQREIAALYTGHRGWLHGWLSKKLGCGERAADLVHDTFIRLLARDEPIDAAEPRAFLTTVAQHVLYNHWRRERLERAYLDALAQWPEAVAPSPETRAVLFETLVEVDRMLDGLPAVVRRAFLLAQLDGMTHAQIAAELRVSLATVKRYLVKAGAQCYFAIAA comes from the coding sequence ATGCCGGCCAACACTTTGCGTCTGCAGCGGGAGATCGCTGCGCTCTATACCGGTCATCGCGGCTGGCTGCACGGCTGGCTGTCGAAGAAGCTCGGCTGCGGCGAGCGCGCGGCCGATCTGGTTCACGACACGTTCATCCGCCTGCTCGCACGCGACGAGCCGATCGACGCGGCCGAGCCGCGCGCGTTCCTGACGACCGTCGCGCAGCACGTGCTGTACAACCACTGGCGGCGCGAGCGGCTCGAGCGCGCGTATCTCGACGCGCTCGCGCAATGGCCGGAGGCGGTCGCGCCGTCGCCGGAGACACGCGCCGTCCTGTTCGAGACGCTCGTCGAGGTCGACCGGATGCTCGACGGGCTGCCCGCCGTCGTTCGCCGCGCGTTCCTGCTCGCGCAGCTCGACGGCATGACGCACGCGCAGATCGCGGCCGAGCTGCGCGTGTCGCTCGCGACCGTCAAGCGCTACCTGGTGAAAGCGGGCGCGCAGTGCTACTTCGCGATCGCCGCATGA
- a CDS encoding COG4315 family predicted lipoprotein, producing the protein MIRNVLIALVCAAPVAALAEPPKAAGGMVVDDDGMTLYTFDRDTMPGKSACTGGCTANWPAALADAYDKPGGALGFIAAAGGKHQWTYKGRPLYRFSGDAKPGQHTGDGFGGMWHVARP; encoded by the coding sequence ATGATCAGGAATGTGCTGATTGCGCTCGTCTGCGCGGCGCCTGTCGCGGCGCTCGCCGAGCCGCCGAAGGCGGCGGGCGGCATGGTCGTCGACGACGACGGCATGACGCTTTACACGTTCGACCGGGACACGATGCCCGGCAAGAGCGCATGCACGGGCGGCTGCACGGCGAACTGGCCGGCCGCGCTCGCCGACGCGTACGACAAGCCGGGCGGCGCTCTCGGCTTCATCGCCGCCGCGGGCGGCAAGCATCAGTGGACGTACAAGGGGCGTCCGCTGTATCGGTTCTCCGGTGACGCGAAGCCGGGGCAGCATACCGGCGACGGCTTCGGCGGCATGTGGCACGTCGCGCGGCCGTGA
- a CDS encoding YceI family protein — MDAAGSFASFAATLACALSAWLAPSAGIAQTAWPPDAPRVAGASGPPRTPGLARTPAAVTDAPGAATAGALAASPPAATRYRLDPRHSGVTFRVDNFWHAHLTMRFARMRAELSDVGDDRLASRVDVTVDAASLGANVPFVATLVKGSAMLDVARYPEIRFVGTRFERTGATTGVLTGELTIRAMTHPITLAVRFDAGRQLEPDTGARAEREGDESGESGESNPAERRAGQGRRAAELRDGRPRDAGPGVADSRDAMRRETDSGSAHRGAEPPERIARAAPDAARPLAFVADGHFSRTAFGLSRWLPAVGDDVRLRIRAEFVRARADP; from the coding sequence ATGGATGCCGCCGGTTCATTCGCAAGCTTCGCCGCGACGCTCGCGTGCGCACTTAGCGCGTGGCTTGCGCCGAGTGCGGGCATCGCGCAGACGGCGTGGCCACCCGACGCGCCGCGCGTGGCCGGTGCGTCGGGACCGCCGCGCACGCCGGGCCTGGCGCGCACGCCGGCTGCGGTGACGGATGCGCCGGGCGCCGCAACCGCCGGCGCGCTCGCCGCGTCGCCGCCCGCGGCGACGCGCTACCGGCTCGATCCGCGGCACTCCGGCGTCACGTTCCGCGTCGACAATTTCTGGCACGCGCACCTGACGATGCGCTTCGCACGGATGCGCGCGGAGCTGTCGGATGTCGGCGACGATCGGCTCGCGAGCCGCGTCGACGTGACGGTCGACGCGGCGAGCCTCGGCGCGAACGTGCCGTTCGTCGCCACGCTGGTAAAGGGCTCGGCGATGCTCGACGTCGCGCGTTACCCGGAGATCCGCTTCGTCGGCACGCGTTTCGAGCGCACCGGCGCGACGACGGGCGTTCTGACCGGCGAACTGACGATCCGCGCGATGACGCACCCGATCACGCTCGCCGTGCGCTTCGACGCCGGCCGGCAACTGGAACCGGACACGGGCGCGCGAGCGGAGCGCGAGGGCGACGAAAGCGGCGAAAGCGGCGAAAGCAACCCGGCTGAGCGGCGCGCGGGGCAGGGCCGTCGCGCAGCCGAGCTGCGCGACGGGCGCCCGCGCGATGCGGGGCCGGGCGTCGCCGATTCGCGCGACGCGATGCGGCGCGAGACGGACTCGGGCAGCGCTCACCGCGGCGCCGAGCCGCCCGAACGAATCGCGCGCGCCGCGCCCGATGCGGCGCGCCCGCTCGCTTTCGTCGCCGACGGTCACTTCAGCCGGACCGCGTTCGGTTTGTCACGCTGGCTGCCCGCCGTCGGCGACGACGTGCGGCTGCGCATCCGCGCCGAGTTTGTCAGGGCGCGCGCGGACCCGTGA
- a CDS encoding anti-sigma factor family protein: MSDDPDLCVAPESDEPGLLALSAFVDGELPDAQSRAMARRLASDPRAAGIAAHYRAQRAALRALFADPVAPRHGPCVAWPVRTPWWRRAAFASGALAAGVALGWLGGALAPRFAPSAALQWVAPAAAQRAFARDADLAYALYAPDARHPVEIAVGRDGAPLAWLSARVGRRIAAPSLREYGFALLGARLLPGAGGPAAQFMYENAAGERLALYVSASAQREAAVRPWRDGGRHTFYWVSERTAYALSGQLDEGRLRTIAADVCSELGGHPQRWR; the protein is encoded by the coding sequence ATGAGCGACGATCCCGATCTTTGCGTTGCACCGGAATCCGACGAGCCGGGGCTCCTCGCGCTGTCGGCGTTCGTCGACGGCGAACTGCCGGACGCGCAGAGCCGCGCGATGGCCAGGCGGCTCGCGTCCGATCCGCGCGCGGCCGGCATCGCCGCGCACTATCGCGCGCAGCGTGCGGCGCTGCGCGCGCTGTTCGCCGATCCTGTCGCGCCGCGCCACGGCCCGTGCGTCGCGTGGCCGGTGCGCACGCCGTGGTGGCGGCGCGCGGCGTTCGCGAGCGGCGCGCTGGCGGCGGGCGTCGCGCTCGGCTGGCTCGGCGGCGCGCTCGCGCCGCGGTTCGCGCCGTCCGCCGCGCTGCAATGGGTCGCGCCCGCGGCCGCGCAACGCGCGTTCGCGCGCGACGCCGATCTCGCCTACGCGCTCTACGCGCCCGATGCGCGGCACCCGGTCGAAATCGCCGTCGGCCGCGACGGCGCGCCGCTCGCGTGGCTGTCGGCGCGCGTCGGCCGCCGGATCGCCGCGCCGTCGCTCCGCGAGTACGGCTTCGCGCTGCTCGGCGCGCGGCTGCTGCCCGGCGCGGGCGGCCCCGCCGCGCAATTCATGTACGAAAACGCGGCAGGCGAGCGGCTCGCGCTGTACGTGAGCGCGTCCGCGCAGCGCGAGGCGGCGGTGCGGCCGTGGCGCGACGGCGGGCGGCACACCTTCTACTGGGTCAGCGAGCGCACCGCGTACGCGCTCTCCGGCCAGCTCGACGAAGGCCGGCTGCGCACGATCGCGGCCGACGTCTGCAGCGAGCTCGGCGGCCATCCGCAGCGGTGGCGATAG
- a CDS encoding sigma-70 family RNA polymerase sigma factor, which translates to MSFESDVVGWLPQLRRYARALTGDPAWADDLVQDTVERAFSRMRAFRPDSNLRAWLLTILRHLYIDQLRARREFAVDDDEGPWRTLEAPAGQIDALVLRDVQRMLYRLPLEQREVLLLVCVEELSYQDASAVLGVPVGTVMSRLSRARERMRALLTDAPLRPPLSLTAARHHR; encoded by the coding sequence GTGAGCTTCGAATCGGACGTCGTCGGCTGGCTGCCGCAGTTGCGCCGCTATGCGCGCGCGCTGACGGGCGACCCCGCGTGGGCCGACGATCTCGTACAGGACACCGTCGAGCGCGCGTTCTCGCGCATGCGCGCGTTCCGTCCCGACAGCAATCTGCGCGCGTGGCTGTTGACGATCCTGCGCCATCTGTACATCGATCAGTTGCGCGCGCGCCGCGAATTCGCCGTCGACGACGACGAAGGCCCGTGGCGCACGCTCGAGGCGCCCGCCGGCCAGATCGACGCGCTCGTGCTGCGCGACGTGCAGCGAATGCTGTACCGGCTGCCGCTCGAGCAGCGCGAAGTGCTGCTGCTCGTCTGCGTCGAGGAATTGAGCTATCAGGACGCGTCGGCGGTGCTCGGCGTGCCGGTCGGCACCGTGATGTCGCGGCTGTCGCGCGCGCGGGAGCGCATGCGCGCGCTGCTGACCGACGCGCCGCTGCGGCCGCCGCTGTCCCTTACCGCTGCGAGACATCATCGATGA
- a CDS encoding lipoprotein encodes MESIRMLSAACALLALMLAAGCASPGDMSPSDHAAPMGGYGRGGGSGGGGGY; translated from the coding sequence ATGGAATCGATACGGATGCTTTCAGCCGCATGCGCGCTGCTCGCGCTGATGCTGGCGGCGGGCTGCGCGTCCCCGGGCGACATGTCGCCGTCCGACCATGCGGCGCCGATGGGCGGCTACGGCCGCGGCGGCGGCAGCGGCGGTGGCGGCGGCTATTGA
- a CDS encoding helix-turn-helix transcriptional regulator, translating into MPERSDRLDFYIRDEAARRAITEPHRHAYFQIQFNLGGDTEQRIGGLTRAFPRGALAFVLPYREHLIAHPPGAHFVVINFSQTFLRADLDVDPLDLEDVCAQRAPELAPFRFQEHLDFILTGAAFDDARRLAQRMLEANRARTFGSVPLLRGYLLQLIGLVCTQYAGPLTKLAQSGAHRTGRRDAFARVLRHVRANLTNDALTLAGTARAACLSPNYLAHLIRKETGSTFTDLVTARRIALAQSLLAHTTRRIADIAHAVGFRDEGYFSRRFRACVGVSPKEYRDANGAPGPADALDSVNTAGPRAAPGRGETRGAAGAKSPARAAAKPRA; encoded by the coding sequence ATGCCCGAGCGCAGCGATCGCCTCGATTTCTACATTCGCGACGAGGCCGCCCGCCGGGCGATCACCGAGCCGCACCGGCATGCGTACTTCCAGATCCAGTTCAACCTCGGCGGCGACACCGAGCAGCGCATCGGCGGGCTCACGCGAGCGTTCCCGCGCGGCGCGCTCGCGTTCGTGCTGCCGTACCGCGAGCACCTGATCGCGCATCCGCCGGGCGCGCACTTCGTCGTGATCAATTTCTCGCAAACGTTCCTGCGCGCCGATCTCGACGTCGATCCGCTCGATCTCGAGGATGTCTGCGCACAGCGCGCGCCCGAGCTCGCGCCGTTTCGCTTCCAGGAGCATCTGGACTTCATCCTGACCGGCGCGGCATTCGACGACGCGCGCCGCCTCGCGCAGCGGATGCTAGAAGCCAACCGCGCGCGCACGTTCGGCTCGGTGCCGCTGCTGCGCGGCTATCTGCTGCAGTTGATCGGGCTCGTCTGCACGCAATACGCGGGGCCGCTCACGAAGCTCGCCCAGAGCGGCGCGCACCGCACGGGCCGCCGCGACGCGTTCGCGCGCGTGCTGCGCCACGTCCGCGCGAACCTGACGAACGACGCGCTCACGCTCGCGGGCACCGCGCGCGCGGCGTGCCTGTCGCCGAACTACCTCGCGCACCTGATCCGCAAGGAGACGGGCAGCACGTTCACCGATCTCGTCACCGCGCGGCGGATCGCGCTTGCCCAATCGCTGCTCGCGCATACGACGCGGCGCATCGCCGACATCGCGCACGCGGTCGGGTTTCGCGACGAGGGCTATTTCTCGCGGCGCTTTCGCGCGTGCGTCGGCGTATCGCCGAAGGAGTATCGCGACGCGAACGGCGCGCCCGGCCCGGCCGATGCGCTCGATTCGGTCAATACGGCCGGGCCGCGCGCCGCGCCCGGGCGCGGCGAAACGCGCGGCGCGGCCGGCGCGAAGAGCCCGGCGCGCGCGGCCGCGAAGCCGCGCGCGTAG